A section of the Kribbella sp. HUAS MG21 genome encodes:
- a CDS encoding S8 family serine peptidase → MSRSARAVAGGLAVIVALATVSTTPSQADGAASPDASPPSPTGATHRVTLVTGDVVTLTENAGGPPTAAVEQSSGGVQIQQVGDDLHVVPDAALPYLASGRLDPELFNVTSLVDQGYDDASVTSIPLIVQYRPGLRTAAATPKHADRGATLESIGGVGLAAHKAEAARFWSGITASTARSAASGQFGGGIQKVFLDEKVEASLAESVAQVGAQNAWAQGLDGNGTTVAVLDTGIDQTHPDVAGQIAETKSFVPGETTDDVNGHGTHVASTVAGTGAASNGTEKGVAPAARLAIGKVLSDGGSGAASWIIDGMEWAAQRAKVVSMSLGSTEASDGTDPMALAVDELSAETGALFVIAAGNYGRVSGIGSPGAASSALTVGAVDKNDNRAYFQDMGPRLGDATVKPEIVAPGVSVLAARASKSSGTGFYKSLSGTSMATPHVAGAAALLVQKHPEWTGEQLKSALVSTAKPLAGETAYQVGSGRLDVPAAAFGTINATATREFGLHAWPHGDDAPVKRTITYTNHGDSPATLDLSADVTSDGTTPAPAGLFTLGSTQVVVPANGTASVTVTATPNLATPGLSYSGTVVAKQNGQRVAQTAVGLVMEEERYNLDVQATGRDGKPAGGFLTLYKYGDQFVTTLEIDASTGKVATQRLRPGVYAAYSWLPVDGEEGVALVGNPHLVIGKDTELALDARKANPITLTTPLPGEDVYRRSGWYHDSGIGGQYASFLGQYVPTPVVTKVYAAPTGAVAGGVYDFSTRWRRTSPLLSMTVDEQPLHPLLQRGSKRWDGKASLTGVYVGAGAAADYVGKDVRGKAVFVTASTAVTPSARAAAARDAGARVLVVVNDGAGKYYDSAGGTDLPVYSLTAAEGGPLVDRLGAGGNVTVRMRGVEAPPYLYDLVKAHTGAIPADLRYAPRAGELATVVNRFVGPTGELAFESRADCRIGFWPPCLQVTEPVHLGTQRVDYVSTQEGTDWYEQTVHPRGWEQRGERHTYAPRAVQTNSWFAPIARPRVGSGYWNPRRSGDFFAVNVPTTSSGDQGVTGSMSDDESTVETRLFQNGTLVRKSSFQAVQTSVPVTSGWADYRFEMDTTRPAVWGLGTKTSSAWDFRAQTAEAPDWVYLPLLQLDYHLATDLNGALRGGGWQRIGLSAFHVAGVAGAGKVKGATLEVSYDDGTTWRSVPLARQGGGWSVDVRLPKGSSYLSLRATAADDAGNAVRQEVIRAASIR, encoded by the coding sequence ATGTCCAGATCCGCCCGCGCCGTCGCCGGTGGGCTCGCCGTCATCGTGGCCTTGGCCACGGTCTCGACGACGCCATCGCAGGCCGACGGTGCCGCCTCACCTGATGCCTCCCCACCCAGTCCCACCGGCGCCACGCATCGGGTCACGCTCGTGACCGGTGACGTGGTCACGCTCACCGAGAACGCCGGCGGTCCGCCGACCGCCGCCGTCGAGCAGTCGTCCGGCGGCGTCCAGATCCAACAGGTCGGCGACGACCTGCACGTCGTACCCGACGCCGCGCTGCCGTACCTCGCCTCGGGCCGCCTCGACCCCGAGCTCTTCAACGTCACCTCGCTGGTCGACCAGGGGTACGACGACGCCTCGGTGACGTCGATCCCGCTGATCGTTCAGTACCGTCCCGGCCTGCGCACCGCGGCCGCGACCCCGAAGCACGCCGACCGCGGCGCCACGCTGGAGAGCATCGGCGGCGTCGGCCTGGCCGCGCACAAGGCCGAGGCAGCGCGGTTCTGGTCCGGTATCACGGCGAGCACCGCGCGATCGGCCGCCTCGGGTCAGTTCGGCGGCGGCATCCAGAAGGTGTTCCTCGACGAGAAGGTCGAGGCCAGCCTCGCCGAGAGCGTCGCCCAGGTCGGCGCGCAGAACGCGTGGGCGCAGGGCCTCGACGGCAACGGTACGACGGTCGCGGTGCTGGACACCGGCATCGACCAGACGCACCCGGACGTCGCCGGGCAGATCGCCGAGACGAAGAGCTTCGTCCCGGGCGAGACCACCGACGACGTGAACGGCCACGGTACGCACGTCGCCTCGACTGTCGCGGGAACCGGCGCCGCGTCGAACGGCACCGAGAAGGGTGTCGCACCGGCCGCGCGGCTCGCGATCGGCAAGGTGCTCAGCGACGGCGGCTCCGGCGCCGCGTCCTGGATCATCGACGGGATGGAGTGGGCCGCGCAGCGCGCCAAGGTGGTCAGCATGAGCCTCGGCAGCACCGAGGCCAGCGACGGCACCGACCCGATGGCCCTCGCGGTCGACGAGCTGAGCGCCGAGACCGGCGCCCTGTTCGTGATTGCCGCAGGCAACTATGGTCGCGTGAGCGGGATCGGCTCGCCGGGCGCGGCCTCGTCCGCGCTCACGGTCGGCGCGGTCGACAAGAACGACAACCGGGCGTACTTCCAGGACATGGGCCCGCGGCTCGGCGACGCGACCGTGAAGCCGGAGATCGTGGCGCCGGGCGTCTCGGTGCTCGCGGCCCGCGCGTCCAAGTCGTCGGGTACTGGGTTCTACAAGTCGCTCAGCGGTACGTCGATGGCGACGCCGCACGTCGCCGGTGCTGCGGCACTGCTTGTCCAGAAGCACCCCGAGTGGACGGGGGAGCAGCTGAAGTCCGCGCTGGTCAGTACGGCGAAACCGCTCGCGGGCGAGACCGCGTACCAGGTCGGCAGCGGGCGGCTCGACGTACCGGCCGCGGCGTTCGGGACGATCAACGCGACCGCGACCCGCGAGTTCGGTCTGCACGCGTGGCCGCACGGCGACGACGCACCGGTCAAGCGGACGATCACCTACACGAACCACGGCGACAGCCCGGCCACGCTGGACCTGTCGGCCGACGTGACCAGCGACGGTACGACGCCCGCCCCCGCCGGACTGTTCACGCTCGGCTCGACGCAGGTCGTCGTACCCGCGAACGGCACCGCCTCGGTCACCGTCACCGCGACGCCGAACCTGGCGACGCCGGGGCTGTCGTACTCCGGGACAGTCGTCGCCAAGCAGAACGGCCAGCGGGTCGCGCAGACTGCGGTCGGCCTGGTGATGGAGGAGGAGCGGTACAACCTCGACGTACAGGCGACCGGGCGGGACGGCAAGCCGGCGGGCGGGTTCCTGACGTTGTACAAGTACGGCGACCAGTTCGTCACGACGCTCGAGATCGACGCTTCCACTGGGAAGGTCGCGACGCAGCGCCTCCGGCCCGGTGTGTACGCGGCGTACTCGTGGTTGCCGGTCGACGGCGAGGAGGGTGTCGCACTCGTCGGCAACCCGCATCTCGTGATCGGGAAGGACACCGAGCTCGCGCTCGACGCCCGCAAGGCGAACCCGATCACGCTCACCACACCGCTGCCGGGTGAGGACGTGTATCGCCGCTCCGGCTGGTACCACGACTCCGGGATCGGCGGTCAGTACGCGAGTTTCCTCGGCCAGTACGTGCCGACGCCGGTGGTGACGAAGGTGTACGCCGCTCCTACCGGTGCGGTCGCCGGTGGCGTGTACGACTTCTCGACGCGCTGGCGCCGTACGTCGCCGTTGCTGTCGATGACGGTCGACGAGCAGCCGCTGCACCCGTTGTTGCAGCGCGGCTCGAAGCGCTGGGACGGCAAGGCGTCGCTCACGGGTGTGTACGTCGGTGCTGGTGCGGCTGCGGACTACGTGGGCAAGGACGTTCGGGGCAAGGCGGTCTTCGTGACCGCGAGCACTGCGGTCACGCCGAGCGCGCGTGCTGCGGCTGCTCGGGACGCCGGGGCTCGGGTGCTTGTCGTGGTGAACGACGGTGCCGGCAAGTACTACGACTCGGCGGGCGGGACCGACCTGCCGGTGTACTCGCTGACGGCGGCCGAGGGCGGTCCGTTGGTTGACCGTCTCGGTGCCGGAGGCAACGTCACGGTGCGGATGAGGGGCGTCGAGGCGCCGCCGTACCTCTATGACCTGGTGAAGGCCCACACCGGGGCGATCCCGGCCGACCTGCGGTACGCGCCGCGGGCGGGGGAGCTGGCGACGGTCGTCAACCGGTTCGTCGGGCCGACCGGGGAGCTGGCGTTCGAGAGTCGCGCGGACTGCCGGATCGGGTTCTGGCCCCCGTGCTTGCAGGTGACCGAGCCGGTCCACCTGGGGACGCAGCGGGTCGACTACGTCTCCACGCAGGAGGGGACCGACTGGTACGAGCAGACGGTTCACCCGCGGGGCTGGGAGCAGCGGGGCGAGCGGCACACGTACGCGCCGCGCGCGGTGCAGACGAACTCGTGGTTCGCGCCGATCGCCCGGCCGCGCGTCGGCTCCGGGTACTGGAACCCGCGTCGCAGCGGGGACTTCTTCGCGGTGAACGTGCCGACGACGAGCAGCGGCGACCAGGGCGTCACCGGGTCGATGTCGGACGACGAGTCGACGGTCGAGACGCGGCTGTTCCAGAACGGGACGCTGGTGCGGAAGAGCTCGTTCCAGGCGGTGCAGACGAGTGTTCCGGTGACGTCGGGATGGGCGGACTACCGGTTCGAGATGGACACCACCCGGCCGGCGGTCTGGGGTCTCGGGACGAAGACGTCGAGTGCGTGGGACTTCCGCGCGCAGACGGCGGAGGCGCCCGACTGGGTGTACCTGCCGCTGCTCCAGCTCGACTATCACCTGGCGACGGATCTCAACGGGGCGCTTCGGGGAGGCGGTTGGCAGCGCATCGGGCTGTCGGCGTTCCACGTGGCCGGCGTCGCGGGCGCGGGCAAGGTCAAGGGCGCGACGCTGGAGGTGTCGTACGACGACGGGACGACGTGGCGGTCCGTCCCGCTGGCACGCCAGGGTGGCGGCTGGTCGGTCGACGTACGGCTGCCGAAGGGATCGTCGTACCTCTCGCTGCGGGCGACCGCGGCCGACGATGCGGGCAACGCCGTACGCCAGGAGGTGATCCGGGCGGCGTCGATCCGCTGA
- a CDS encoding FKBP-type peptidyl-prolyl cis-trans isomerase: MTEKPEIDFPDGPPPADLEITDITVGDGDEAKAGSRVNVHYVGVAHSTGEEFDASYNRGAPLAFQLGVGQVIQGWDTGVQGMKVGGRRKLVIPPHLGYGDRGAGSAIKPGETLIFVVDLISVS; encoded by the coding sequence ATGACTGAGAAGCCAGAGATCGACTTTCCGGACGGTCCGCCGCCGGCGGATCTCGAGATCACCGACATCACCGTGGGCGACGGCGACGAGGCCAAGGCCGGTTCGCGGGTCAACGTGCACTACGTGGGCGTGGCCCACTCGACCGGCGAGGAGTTCGACGCGTCGTACAACCGCGGCGCCCCGCTGGCCTTCCAGCTCGGCGTCGGCCAGGTCATCCAGGGCTGGGACACCGGTGTCCAGGGCATGAAGGTGGGCGGCCGCCGCAAGCTGGTCATCCCGCCGCACCTCGGGTACGGCGACCGCGGCGCCGGCAGCGCGATCAAGCCGGGCGAGACCCTGATCTTCGTCGTGGACCTGATCAGCGTCAGCTGA
- a CDS encoding alpha/beta hydrolase: MPEVVTQTLDVPGATLTYDVRGDLANRPVLLLIGSPMGASGFPTLASHFEDRTVVTYDPRGVERSVRSGEPTELSPDDHAADLAALIEHLDAGPVDIFASSGGAVNALALSAQRPDLINKVVAHEPPLAGILPDSEAALAVVQDMYDTYQRDGLGPGMAKFIAFVGYDGEVPADYTQQPAPDPAMFGLPTEDDGSRSDALLGQNLRGCTSYQPDFDALEKTKDRIVVGVGEESGNQLAARGGKAVAERLGLIPVTFPSGHGGFLGNEYGQPGKPTEFAATLREVLG, encoded by the coding sequence ATGCCGGAGGTTGTGACCCAGACCCTCGACGTGCCCGGGGCGACATTGACGTACGACGTTCGCGGCGACCTGGCGAACCGGCCGGTGCTGCTGCTCATCGGTTCGCCGATGGGTGCGAGCGGGTTCCCGACGTTGGCCTCGCACTTCGAGGACCGGACCGTGGTGACGTACGACCCGCGCGGCGTCGAGCGGAGCGTCCGCAGCGGCGAGCCGACCGAGCTCTCGCCGGACGACCACGCCGCGGACCTCGCCGCGCTGATCGAGCACCTGGACGCGGGCCCGGTCGACATCTTCGCCAGCAGCGGCGGCGCGGTGAACGCGCTGGCCCTCAGCGCCCAGCGCCCCGACCTGATCAACAAGGTCGTCGCGCACGAGCCGCCGCTCGCCGGGATCCTCCCGGACAGCGAGGCCGCGCTGGCCGTGGTCCAGGACATGTACGACACGTACCAGCGCGACGGTCTCGGCCCGGGGATGGCGAAGTTCATCGCTTTCGTCGGGTACGACGGCGAGGTCCCCGCCGACTACACCCAGCAGCCCGCGCCGGACCCCGCGATGTTCGGCCTCCCCACCGAGGACGACGGCTCGCGCTCCGACGCGCTCCTCGGCCAGAACCTCCGCGGCTGTACGTCGTACCAGCCGGATTTCGACGCCTTGGAAAAGACCAAGGACCGCATCGTCGTCGGCGTAGGCGAAGAATCCGGCAACCAACTAGCCGCCCGCGGCGGCAAGGCCGTCGCCGAACGTCTAGGCCTCATCCCTGTCACCTTCCCCAGCGGCCACGGCGGCTTCCTCGGCAACGAATACGGCCAACCCGGCAAACCGACGGAGTTCGCCGCAACACTGCGCGAGGTGCTCGGCTAA
- a CDS encoding helix-turn-helix transcriptional regulator — translation MVRLPLTPEEVERGQRLGALLRRARGQRSMLQTALDAGVSPETLRKIESGRVATPAFPTIAAIADVLGLSLDTVWSEINRTEHTTRAPHSGAQLAS, via the coding sequence ATGGTCAGGTTGCCGCTCACTCCCGAAGAGGTCGAGCGCGGGCAGCGTCTCGGCGCACTGCTGCGGCGCGCGCGTGGTCAGCGCTCGATGCTGCAGACCGCGCTGGATGCGGGCGTCTCGCCGGAGACCCTGCGCAAGATCGAGTCCGGCCGCGTGGCGACGCCGGCGTTCCCGACCATCGCGGCCATCGCCGACGTCCTCGGCCTGTCCCTCGACACGGTCTGGTCCGAGATCAACCGCACCGAGCACACCACCCGAGCACCCCACTCCGGCGCGCAACTGGCCTCGTAA
- the map gene encoding type I methionyl aminopeptidase: protein MIEILTPAEVSQARHTGALVAHILHTLKSRSAVGTNLLDIDQWAKEMILEAGAESCYVDYAPSFGRGPFGHYICTAVNDAVLHGMPHDYQLADGDLLTLDLAVSLGGVAADAAISFIIGESQPPESVALIDATRRALDAGIAAAQPGARIGDISHAIGSVLSAAGYQINTEFGGHGIGSTMHQDPHISNTGRPGRGYKLRPGLLLALEPWVMQDTATLVTDEDGWTLRSATGCRTAHTEHTIAITPEGPEILTLPKQS, encoded by the coding sequence ATGATCGAGATCCTCACCCCCGCCGAGGTGTCGCAGGCCAGACACACCGGCGCCCTGGTCGCCCACATCCTGCACACGCTGAAGAGCCGCAGTGCCGTGGGCACGAACCTGCTGGACATCGACCAGTGGGCCAAGGAAATGATCCTCGAGGCCGGCGCAGAGTCCTGCTACGTCGACTACGCGCCGTCCTTCGGCCGCGGTCCGTTCGGCCACTACATCTGCACGGCGGTGAACGACGCGGTACTGCACGGAATGCCGCACGACTACCAACTCGCCGACGGTGACCTGTTGACCCTCGACCTCGCCGTCTCCCTGGGCGGCGTCGCGGCCGACGCCGCGATCAGCTTCATCATCGGTGAGTCGCAGCCACCGGAGAGCGTCGCGCTGATCGACGCCACTCGCCGCGCCCTCGACGCGGGCATCGCGGCCGCCCAGCCCGGCGCGCGCATCGGCGACATCTCCCACGCGATCGGCTCGGTGCTGAGTGCGGCGGGGTACCAGATCAACACCGAGTTCGGCGGCCACGGCATCGGCTCGACGATGCACCAGGACCCGCACATCTCGAACACCGGCCGCCCCGGCCGCGGCTACAAACTCCGCCCCGGCCTCCTCCTCGCCCTGGAACCCTGGGTCATGCAAGACACCGCCACCCTCGTCACCGACGAAGACGGCTGGACCCTCCGCAGCGCCACCGGCTGCCGCACCGCCCACACCGAACACACCATCGCCATCACCCCCGAAGGCCCCGAAATCCTCACCCTGCCAAAGCAGTCGTGA
- a CDS encoding SEC-C domain-containing protein → MRANGLLSAEDIDRVAEEAIDSETPEILATSLVEAVEDGRIEDAADAGYALIVAAGITGEAGDPEAAIALAERGIEAYERSGIPSVSYPRGVLADLLFLAGRDDDAMTQLSSLRERLTEDSTAAALVGDVLVANGRAKVAEEWLTEALDIALRSHRELESKPSDPRYDELAMVVYELLQARHAARHELGLPHDDRDDLAEELLEALDEPLDGDDEGPAVMFLPRPEYDEVLRRWPELAAHCGATWDEHRALTERGLKLLAEYGAVQLALVPGSADGLAAFITEGIEQVDGDAVRAYSDSLQGLGAAMITWPPGRNEPCWCGSTSKYKKCCLPRS, encoded by the coding sequence ATGCGTGCGAACGGTTTGTTGTCGGCCGAGGACATCGATCGTGTCGCTGAAGAGGCGATCGACAGCGAGACCCCGGAGATCTTGGCGACCTCGTTGGTCGAGGCGGTCGAGGACGGCCGTATCGAGGATGCTGCCGATGCCGGCTACGCGCTGATCGTCGCGGCCGGGATCACAGGTGAGGCGGGTGACCCGGAGGCCGCGATCGCACTTGCGGAGCGCGGAATCGAGGCGTACGAGCGTTCCGGAATCCCCTCGGTCTCCTATCCGAGGGGAGTGCTTGCCGATCTGCTGTTCCTGGCCGGCCGCGACGACGACGCGATGACGCAACTCTCGTCCCTGCGTGAACGGCTGACCGAGGATTCGACCGCGGCGGCGCTGGTCGGCGATGTGCTGGTAGCGAACGGCCGGGCGAAGGTGGCCGAGGAGTGGCTCACCGAAGCGTTGGACATCGCCCTCCGCAGCCACCGCGAACTGGAGTCCAAGCCTTCGGATCCGAGGTACGACGAACTGGCGATGGTCGTGTACGAACTCCTCCAGGCCCGCCACGCGGCGCGGCACGAACTCGGGCTTCCCCATGATGATCGCGACGATCTCGCGGAAGAATTGCTGGAGGCGCTGGACGAACCGCTCGACGGCGACGACGAAGGCCCGGCAGTGATGTTCCTGCCAAGACCGGAGTACGACGAAGTCCTCCGTCGCTGGCCAGAGCTCGCCGCGCACTGTGGCGCGACCTGGGACGAGCACCGAGCGCTCACGGAGCGAGGGCTCAAGCTCCTAGCGGAGTACGGCGCTGTTCAGTTGGCCTTGGTGCCCGGATCGGCTGATGGTCTGGCGGCGTTCATCACTGAGGGAATCGAGCAGGTGGACGGCGACGCCGTCCGTGCCTACAGCGACTCCCTCCAAGGCCTGGGTGCCGCCATGATCACGTGGCCGCCAGGCCGGAACGAGCCGTGCTGGTGCGGCTCGACCAGCAAGTACAAGAAATGTTGCCTTCCGCGCTCGTAG
- the purD gene encoding phosphoribosylamine--glycine ligase — MKVLVVGSGGREHALVWGLSRDSEVELVVAAPGNPGIAALRPAYDGQTVACRAVDVADHDAVVALARELEVDLVVVGPEAPLVAGLADPLREAGIAVFGPSREAAQIEGSKAFAKDVMATASVPTGRAYVCTTADEAAEAIDAFGPPYVVKDDGLAAGKGVVVTADREEALQHAAQCEQVLIEEFLDGPEVSLFAITDGTTVLPMQPAQDFKRLADNDEGPNTGGMGAYTPLPWAPDDLVAEITEKVLQPTVDELRHRGTPFVGLLYAGLALTSRGVRVIEFNCRFGDPETQALLPMLKTPLGGLLYAAATGKLADHGELSWRNGSAVTVVVAAKKYPASPRKGDVIAGLDQAENDHVRVFHAGTALENDELVTAGGRVLAVSAVGKDLAEARQRAYAAVSQIRIKGSQHRTDIALKAERGEITV; from the coding sequence GTGAAGGTTTTGGTGGTTGGGTCCGGTGGTCGTGAGCACGCGCTGGTGTGGGGGCTGAGCCGGGATTCCGAGGTCGAGCTCGTGGTGGCCGCGCCTGGTAATCCGGGGATCGCGGCGTTGCGGCCGGCGTACGACGGGCAGACGGTGGCGTGCCGGGCGGTCGACGTGGCGGATCATGACGCCGTGGTCGCGCTGGCGCGGGAGCTGGAGGTCGACCTGGTCGTCGTCGGGCCCGAGGCGCCGTTGGTGGCTGGGCTGGCGGATCCGTTGCGCGAGGCCGGGATCGCCGTGTTCGGGCCCTCTCGGGAGGCCGCGCAGATCGAGGGCTCCAAGGCCTTCGCCAAGGACGTGATGGCGACAGCGAGCGTCCCGACCGGTCGCGCCTATGTCTGTACGACGGCCGACGAGGCAGCGGAGGCGATCGACGCGTTCGGGCCGCCGTACGTCGTGAAGGACGACGGGCTCGCCGCGGGTAAGGGTGTCGTCGTCACCGCCGACCGCGAGGAGGCGCTCCAGCACGCGGCGCAGTGCGAGCAGGTGCTGATCGAGGAGTTCCTCGACGGCCCGGAGGTCTCGCTGTTCGCGATCACCGACGGTACGACGGTGCTTCCGATGCAGCCGGCACAGGACTTCAAGCGGCTCGCGGACAACGACGAAGGCCCGAACACCGGCGGCATGGGCGCCTACACCCCGTTGCCGTGGGCGCCGGACGACCTGGTCGCCGAGATCACCGAGAAGGTCCTGCAGCCGACCGTCGACGAGCTCCGGCACCGCGGTACGCCGTTCGTGGGCCTGCTGTACGCCGGTCTCGCGCTGACCTCGCGTGGTGTCCGGGTGATCGAGTTCAACTGCCGCTTCGGGGACCCGGAGACGCAGGCGCTGCTGCCGATGCTGAAGACCCCGCTCGGTGGCCTGCTGTACGCCGCCGCGACCGGCAAGCTCGCCGACCACGGCGAACTGAGCTGGCGCAACGGGTCGGCCGTGACAGTGGTGGTCGCCGCGAAGAAGTACCCGGCCAGCCCGCGCAAGGGCGACGTGATCGCCGGGCTCGACCAGGCGGAGAACGACCACGTCCGCGTCTTCCACGCCGGTACGGCGCTCGAGAACGACGAACTGGTGACGGCCGGTGGCCGCGTGCTCGCGGTGAGTGCGGTGGGCAAGGATCTCGCCGAGGCCCGCCAGCGCGCGTACGCCGCGGTCAGCCAGATCCGCATCAAGGGCTCCCAGCACCGCACCGACATCGCCCTCAAGGCGGAGCGCGGCGAGATCACCGTCTGA
- a CDS encoding SigE family RNA polymerase sigma factor: METEGLREFYGAHQPRLVGVVSLLTGSRAEAEDIVQEAFVRLVPRWEKVSRYDSPEAWVRLVAMRLAANRHRDGNRLTQLFHRLPAEHVPDHADGYAGDLERALAGLPMPTRQVVVLHYVCDLSVAQVADTLGIAEGTVKSRLSRARDALSESLLLRSDDHA; this comes from the coding sequence ATGGAGACGGAGGGGCTGCGGGAGTTCTACGGCGCTCATCAGCCGCGGCTGGTGGGTGTTGTCTCGCTGCTGACCGGGTCGCGCGCCGAGGCCGAGGACATCGTGCAGGAGGCGTTCGTCCGGTTGGTGCCCCGCTGGGAGAAGGTGTCGCGGTACGACTCTCCCGAGGCCTGGGTGCGCCTGGTCGCGATGCGACTGGCCGCGAACAGGCACCGGGACGGCAACCGGCTGACACAGCTGTTCCACCGGCTGCCGGCGGAGCACGTCCCGGACCACGCCGACGGGTACGCCGGTGACCTCGAGCGGGCTCTCGCCGGCCTGCCGATGCCGACCCGGCAGGTCGTCGTCCTCCACTACGTCTGTGACCTGAGTGTGGCTCAGGTGGCGGACACGCTCGGAATCGCGGAAGGCACGGTCAAGTCGCGCCTGTCCCGCGCCCGGGACGCCCTGTCCGAATCATTGCTGTTGAGGAGTGACGACCATGCCTGA
- the purB gene encoding adenylosuccinate lyase — translation MGAVTKPRIPNVLAARYASLSMAELWSPEHKIVLERKLWVAVLKAQRELGVAVPDGVVEDYERVIDQVDLASIADRERVTRHDVKARIEEFSALAGHEHIHKGMTSRDLTENVEQLQIRAGLELVRDRAVATAVRLGQLAADHAALVLTGRSHNVAAQATTLGKRFASAADELLVAIARLEELIERYPLRGIKGPVGTSQDMLDLFGGDPVKLEKLEQDIAQHLGFSHALTSVGQVYPRSLDYEVVSALVQLAAGPSSLATTIRLMAGHELVTEGFKEGQVGSSAMPHKMNTRSCERVNGLAVILRGYASMAGELAGNQWNEGDVFCSVVRRVALPDAFFALDGLFETFLTVLDEFGVYPAVISRELERYLPFLTTTKVLMAAVKNGVGRETAHEVIKEHAVATALDLRKGLAANDLFQRLGSDGRLGLTEEQIVGIVGEPLSFTGAAVAQVGTVVAKIDELAKRYPEAAAYTPGDIL, via the coding sequence ATGGGGGCCGTGACCAAACCCCGGATCCCCAATGTTCTCGCCGCGCGCTACGCCAGTCTCTCGATGGCGGAGCTGTGGTCACCGGAGCACAAGATCGTGCTCGAGCGGAAGCTCTGGGTCGCCGTACTCAAGGCCCAGCGCGAGCTCGGGGTCGCGGTTCCGGACGGGGTCGTCGAGGACTACGAGCGGGTGATCGACCAAGTCGACCTGGCCTCGATCGCCGACCGTGAGCGGGTCACGCGGCATGACGTGAAGGCGCGGATCGAGGAGTTCAGCGCGCTCGCCGGGCACGAGCACATCCACAAGGGGATGACGAGTCGTGACCTGACCGAGAACGTGGAGCAGCTCCAGATCCGCGCCGGGCTCGAGCTGGTCCGGGACCGTGCGGTGGCGACCGCCGTACGGCTCGGGCAGCTGGCGGCGGACCACGCGGCGCTGGTGCTGACCGGGCGTTCGCACAACGTGGCCGCGCAGGCGACCACGCTCGGCAAGCGGTTCGCGTCGGCCGCCGACGAGTTGCTGGTCGCGATCGCGCGGCTCGAGGAGCTCATCGAGCGGTACCCGCTGCGCGGCATCAAGGGCCCGGTCGGTACGTCGCAGGACATGCTGGACCTGTTCGGCGGTGACCCGGTCAAGCTGGAGAAGCTGGAGCAGGACATCGCCCAGCACCTCGGGTTCAGCCACGCGCTGACGAGCGTCGGCCAGGTGTACCCGCGGTCCCTCGACTACGAGGTCGTATCCGCGCTGGTGCAACTGGCGGCCGGGCCGTCGAGCCTGGCGACCACGATCCGGCTGATGGCCGGCCACGAGCTGGTCACCGAGGGCTTCAAGGAGGGCCAGGTCGGGTCCTCGGCGATGCCGCACAAGATGAACACCCGGTCCTGCGAGCGGGTCAACGGCCTCGCTGTCATCCTCCGCGGGTACGCGTCGATGGCCGGCGAGCTGGCCGGCAACCAGTGGAACGAGGGCGACGTCTTCTGTTCCGTCGTACGGCGGGTCGCGCTGCCGGACGCGTTCTTCGCGCTGGACGGGCTGTTCGAGACGTTCCTCACCGTGCTCGACGAGTTCGGGGTGTACCCGGCCGTCATCAGCCGCGAGCTGGAGCGGTACCTGCCGTTCCTGACCACGACCAAGGTGCTGATGGCCGCGGTGAAGAACGGCGTCGGCCGCGAGACCGCGCACGAGGTCATCAAGGAGCACGCAGTCGCCACCGCGCTCGACCTGCGCAAGGGCCTCGCCGCGAACGACCTGTTCCAGCGTCTCGGCAGCGACGGCCGTCTCGGCCTCACCGAGGAGCAGATCGTCGGCATCGTCGGCGAGCCGCTGTCGTTCACCGGCGCGGCCGTCGCCCAGGTCGGCACCGTCGTCGCGAAGATCGACGAACTCGCCAAGCGCTACCCGGAGGCAGCCGCCTACACCCCGGGTGACATCCTCTAA